Proteins from a genomic interval of Methanofollis formosanus:
- a CDS encoding YIP1 family protein encodes MSYSFVQKITGILFRPAQTFRNLEDEHPGTALIHFLKLSVLFSTLMTAALYTLPHLLTPKKWAMASQAFQPLDFFAVLAAITISVPLLVGIWLHLWVFLFGGRGGIGQTLKTTMYSYTPFFVIVWIPVIGLFGGALSTLYPQAIGIRELHHLSSRRANSAVVAAAFFPAVALVGVLIMAIFAPATLLPFLSGGTGSPAVPDCPYLLNQSDLPAEITYFSAHEVDEKIIMRDARDLGCLKEYTETYAEEKPSSASSRRITHFVLIFPPGNAVKMVQEDDAFYSGLVPPRDAEKLPAPDLGDLCISYRTPGIGSGTNGTYDSYCIAFAKGEVYERFITIGPDPDYDLLKDLAQRAAAKIP; translated from the coding sequence GTGTCATATTCATTCGTCCAGAAAATAACAGGCATCCTTTTCAGGCCGGCACAGACCTTCCGGAACCTGGAAGATGAACATCCTGGGACTGCACTGATCCATTTTCTCAAGCTCTCGGTCCTCTTCTCCACACTCATGACCGCCGCCTTATACACCCTCCCCCATCTGCTCACGCCGAAGAAATGGGCGATGGCTTCCCAGGCCTTCCAGCCCCTGGACTTCTTCGCGGTCCTGGCCGCCATCACCATCAGTGTTCCCCTGCTCGTCGGGATCTGGCTGCACCTCTGGGTCTTTCTCTTCGGAGGACGCGGGGGGATCGGGCAGACCCTCAAGACGACGATGTACTCGTACACCCCGTTTTTCGTCATCGTCTGGATCCCGGTCATCGGCCTCTTCGGCGGGGCGCTCTCGACGCTGTATCCCCAGGCGATCGGCATCAGGGAACTCCACCACCTCTCCTCGCGCCGGGCAAACAGTGCCGTCGTCGCCGCGGCATTTTTTCCGGCCGTCGCCCTCGTCGGGGTCCTGATCATGGCCATCTTTGCGCCGGCCACGCTGCTTCCCTTCCTGTCGGGCGGGACCGGGTCGCCGGCGGTCCCCGACTGCCCGTACCTCCTGAACCAGTCTGACCTGCCTGCAGAGATCACCTACTTCTCTGCACACGAAGTCGACGAAAAGATCATCATGCGGGATGCCAGAGATCTCGGGTGCCTGAAGGAGTATACCGAGACCTATGCTGAAGAAAAACCCTCTTCGGCCAGCTCCAGGAGGATTACTCATTTTGTTCTGATCTTCCCGCCGGGCAATGCCGTGAAGATGGTGCAGGAGGACGACGCCTTCTATAGCGGGCTGGTGCCACCGCGAGATGCCGAGAAACTGCCGGCCCCGGATCTCGGAGACCTCTGCATCAGTTACCGGACACCGGGTATTGGGTCGGGGACCAATGGAACGTACGACAGTTACTGCATCGCCTTTGCGAAGGGCGAGGTCTACGAGCGGTTCATCACCATCGGCCCGGATCCCGACTATGACCTCCTCAAGGATCTCGCGCAACGCGCCGCGGCAAAGATCCCATAA
- a CDS encoding NUDIX domain-containing protein produces the protein MPSAYGRRRGTAIIETEKGILVVAQSHRAYLLPGGGARPDELQIQSAIRELREETGLYPIEVKYLFKHMAAKIFLMKVKGTPRPRNEIIRIAYYQPGNGIKVSPNTKKIIDQYYSLYASK, from the coding sequence ATGCCGAGTGCATATGGTCGACGGAGAGGCACTGCAATCATCGAAACCGAAAAAGGAATTCTTGTCGTTGCTCAGAGTCATAGAGCGTACCTTCTCCCTGGCGGGGGAGCCCGACCTGATGAACTTCAGATCCAATCTGCAATCCGAGAACTTAGAGAAGAGACCGGCCTGTACCCAATAGAAGTGAAATATCTCTTCAAACACATGGCCGCAAAAATTTTTCTCATGAAAGTAAAAGGTACGCCTCGACCCAGAAACGAGATTATCAGAATTGCATATTATCAACCAGGAAATGGAATAAAGGTCTCACCCAACACGAAAAAGATCATAGACCAATATTATTCACTCTATGCTTCAAAGTAA
- the serA gene encoding phosphoglycerate dehydrogenase: MNTCRGVYILGFTLQFKVLVSDPLAEEGVAILRETCDVDVRTDLTEEQLIEAIKDYDAILVRSGTQVTTEVIEAGEKLKFIGRAGAGVDNIDTEAATRRGIPVANAPSGNTLAATEHTIAMMCSLARNIPQATASLKKKEWKRSKFMGVELNEKTLGIVGLGRIGREIAKRAQAMEMKIVGFDPFVTKEHAAQIGVELMEVDDLVKVADFITVHTPLTPETTHLINAERIATMKDGVRMINCARGGIIDEQAMYDGLVSGKIAGAALDVFESEPPFESPLLALDNVIVTPHLGASTVEAQKNVAVSVAKQCLAVFAGEPAKYAVNVPMVPPDRQEQIPPFAFLGEKMGKLIGQLVDGRIEAIEITYGGELSENRTNHFITRSILKGLLDPILREPVNFVNAEYVTKERGIRVAETVTKADAGFKNLITLKVTTDQMEETVSGTVFSKDRIRIVSIGGYTMDMVPEGSVIISRHLDKPGVIGRASTILGEAEINIAGMQVGRVKPGEEAIMVLNVDADVPAPVMDEIRAKVGIFSARFAKL, encoded by the coding sequence ATGAATACCTGTAGGGGAGTATATATTCTGGGGTTTACATTGCAATTCAAGGTCCTTGTCAGCGACCCGCTGGCTGAAGAAGGCGTAGCGATATTGCGGGAGACGTGCGACGTCGACGTCCGCACCGATCTCACGGAAGAGCAGTTGATCGAGGCGATCAAAGACTACGATGCGATCCTTGTTCGGAGCGGCACCCAGGTCACGACCGAGGTGATCGAGGCCGGTGAGAAGTTGAAGTTCATCGGCAGGGCAGGAGCGGGTGTCGACAATATCGATACCGAGGCGGCGACCCGCCGGGGCATCCCGGTGGCCAACGCACCGTCGGGCAACACCCTTGCGGCGACCGAGCATACCATCGCCATGATGTGCTCCCTTGCACGGAACATCCCACAGGCGACGGCGTCCCTGAAGAAGAAGGAGTGGAAGCGTTCGAAGTTCATGGGGGTCGAACTGAACGAGAAGACGCTCGGGATTGTCGGGCTCGGCCGGATCGGCCGGGAGATCGCAAAGCGTGCACAGGCTATGGAGATGAAGATCGTCGGGTTCGACCCGTTCGTCACCAAGGAGCACGCTGCCCAGATCGGGGTCGAGTTGATGGAGGTCGACGACCTGGTGAAGGTCGCCGACTTCATCACGGTGCACACGCCGCTGACGCCTGAGACGACGCACCTGATCAATGCCGAGCGGATCGCCACCATGAAGGACGGCGTGCGGATGATCAACTGCGCTCGCGGCGGGATCATCGACGAGCAGGCGATGTACGACGGCCTGGTCTCGGGCAAGATCGCCGGCGCCGCCCTGGACGTCTTCGAGAGCGAGCCGCCTTTCGAGTCGCCGCTCCTCGCCCTCGACAACGTGATCGTCACCCCGCACCTGGGGGCGAGCACGGTCGAGGCGCAGAAGAACGTCGCGGTCTCGGTGGCGAAGCAGTGCCTCGCGGTCTTCGCCGGCGAACCGGCAAAGTACGCGGTGAATGTCCCGATGGTCCCGCCGGACCGGCAGGAACAGATCCCGCCCTTCGCCTTCCTGGGCGAGAAGATGGGCAAGCTCATCGGGCAGCTCGTCGACGGCCGGATCGAGGCGATCGAGATCACCTATGGCGGCGAGCTCTCTGAGAACCGCACCAACCATTTCATCACCAGGAGCATCCTCAAGGGTCTGCTCGACCCGATCCTCCGCGAGCCGGTGAACTTCGTCAATGCCGAGTATGTCACGAAGGAGCGCGGGATCCGGGTGGCCGAGACGGTCACCAAGGCGGACGCGGGCTTCAAGAACCTCATCACCCTCAAGGTGACGACCGACCAGATGGAAGAGACGGTCAGCGGCACGGTCTTCTCCAAGGACCGGATCCGGATCGTCTCCATCGGCGGCTACACGATGGACATGGTCCCTGAGGGTTCGGTGATCATCTCGCGCCACCTCGACAAACCGGGCGTCATCGGCCGGGCCTCCACCATCCTGGGCGAGGCCGAGATCAACATCGCCGGGATGCAGGTCGGCCGGGTCAAGCCGGGCGAGGAAGCGATCATGGTCCTGAACGTCGATGCCGATGTCCCTGCTCCGGTCATGGACGAGATCAGGGCAAAGGTCGGGATCTTCTCGGCGCGGTTTGCAAAGCTCTGA
- the ppsA gene encoding phosphoenolpyruvate synthase, whose translation MTEMPNVLWLDEISKDDIPSVGGKGASLGEMTSVGLPVPKAFVVTAQAFRKFLVETGLEDSIFTLLSDLDVDNNEALEEVSQSVKDLVLGAKMPEGIKEEVLAAYASMGDGEMVVAVRSSATAEDLPDASFAGQQETYLNIKGEADVIEAVQMCWASLYGARAIYYRAKQGFDDRTVNIAVVVQQLIGSEKSGVMFSSHPVSGEPLTIIEGSWGLGEAVVSGSVSPDKYVYDRRLKRVVDRLISNKEYMIVPVGEHGTELVEIPKDRQDEPVLTDTEVERLAEFGRISEEHYGVPQDLEWGTVGDTIYILQSRPITTIGVNAHKAAPAAAPAGELGAIILEGNGASPGVASGPVIIVHDVKDLGKVRDGDILVAKMTNPDMVPAMRKVSGIVTDEGGMTCHAAIVSRELGTPAVVGTKTATKTLKNGQVVTIDGEKGLVFEGAAAVPAGAQAVPAAQMVGAAVAQAPIITATSIKVNVSMPEAATRAANSGADGVGLLRIEHLILGLNKTPGWFIKNGKEEEFISELYTGIKTVLDAFPGKPVWVRTLDAPTDEFRNMLGGEDEPEEHNPMLGWRGIRRDLQSEAQFRMQVETFKRLWDQGYDNLGLMFPLVSHPDQFVRAKELLAGWGVDVDAVDLGIMIEIPACAILIEDFCKAGISFASFGTNDLIQYTIAIDRNNQLVTPMYWPKHPAVLKLIHDAIAVCREYDVECSICGQAGSDPKMVEWLIRNGITSVSANIDAVPKIRETAARTEKRMILDAVRSRNAEERNL comes from the coding sequence ATGACCGAAATGCCCAACGTTTTGTGGCTCGACGAGATTTCAAAGGATGATATTCCGTCCGTAGGGGGAAAAGGGGCCTCCCTCGGTGAAATGACTTCGGTAGGGCTGCCTGTACCGAAAGCATTCGTTGTGACCGCTCAGGCCTTCAGAAAATTCCTTGTAGAGACCGGGCTTGAGGATTCCATCTTTACCCTCCTCTCAGACCTTGATGTCGACAACAACGAAGCGCTTGAAGAAGTCTCCCAGAGCGTCAAAGATCTTGTCCTTGGCGCGAAGATGCCCGAAGGAATAAAAGAGGAAGTTCTTGCCGCCTATGCCTCGATGGGTGACGGAGAGATGGTGGTCGCCGTCCGTTCCAGTGCCACGGCCGAAGACCTCCCTGACGCCAGCTTTGCCGGGCAGCAGGAGACCTACCTGAATATCAAGGGCGAGGCCGATGTGATCGAGGCCGTCCAGATGTGCTGGGCGTCCCTGTACGGTGCCCGTGCCATATACTACCGGGCGAAACAGGGCTTCGACGACCGGACCGTCAACATCGCAGTCGTGGTCCAGCAGCTCATCGGCTCTGAAAAGTCTGGCGTGATGTTCTCATCGCACCCGGTGAGCGGCGAACCCCTCACCATCATCGAGGGTTCCTGGGGACTTGGAGAGGCAGTGGTCTCCGGCAGCGTCTCACCCGACAAGTATGTCTACGACCGCCGGCTCAAGCGGGTCGTCGACCGCCTCATCTCAAACAAAGAATACATGATCGTCCCGGTCGGGGAGCACGGCACCGAACTGGTGGAGATCCCCAAGGACCGCCAGGACGAACCGGTCCTCACCGACACGGAGGTCGAGCGCCTCGCGGAGTTCGGCCGGATCTCCGAGGAGCACTACGGCGTCCCCCAGGACCTCGAGTGGGGGACCGTCGGGGACACCATCTATATCCTCCAGTCCAGGCCGATCACCACCATCGGGGTGAACGCTCACAAGGCCGCGCCCGCCGCCGCGCCGGCCGGCGAACTGGGTGCGATCATCCTGGAAGGCAACGGTGCCTCTCCGGGCGTGGCAAGCGGCCCGGTGATCATCGTCCACGACGTCAAGGACCTCGGCAAAGTCAGGGACGGCGACATCCTCGTGGCGAAGATGACGAACCCCGATATGGTTCCGGCGATGCGCAAGGTCTCCGGCATCGTCACCGATGAGGGCGGGATGACCTGCCACGCAGCGATCGTCTCGAGGGAACTCGGCACCCCGGCGGTCGTCGGGACGAAGACGGCCACAAAGACATTGAAGAACGGGCAGGTCGTCACCATCGACGGCGAGAAAGGCCTGGTCTTCGAAGGTGCGGCCGCAGTTCCGGCCGGCGCCCAGGCGGTGCCCGCAGCCCAGATGGTCGGTGCGGCCGTCGCGCAGGCCCCGATCATCACCGCCACGAGCATCAAGGTGAACGTCTCCATGCCCGAGGCCGCCACGCGGGCTGCAAATTCCGGTGCAGACGGCGTCGGACTCCTGCGGATCGAACACCTCATCCTCGGCCTGAACAAGACCCCCGGCTGGTTCATCAAGAACGGCAAGGAAGAGGAGTTCATCTCCGAACTCTATACCGGGATCAAGACCGTCCTCGACGCCTTCCCGGGCAAGCCGGTCTGGGTCAGAACCCTCGACGCCCCCACCGACGAGTTCAGGAACATGCTCGGCGGCGAGGACGAACCTGAGGAGCACAACCCGATGCTCGGCTGGCGCGGGATCCGCCGCGACCTCCAGAGCGAGGCCCAGTTCAGGATGCAGGTCGAGACCTTCAAGCGGCTCTGGGACCAGGGCTACGACAACCTGGGCCTGATGTTCCCACTCGTCTCCCACCCCGACCAGTTCGTCAGGGCGAAAGAGCTCCTCGCCGGCTGGGGCGTGGACGTCGACGCCGTCGACCTCGGCATCATGATCGAGATCCCGGCGTGCGCCATCCTCATCGAGGACTTCTGCAAGGCGGGCATCTCGTTTGCCTCCTTCGGGACCAACGACCTGATCCAGTACACCATCGCCATCGACCGGAACAACCAGCTGGTCACCCCCATGTACTGGCCCAAGCACCCGGCGGTGCTTAAGCTGATCCACGACGCCATCGCCGTCTGCCGTGAGTACGATGTGGAGTGCTCCATCTGCGGCCAGGCCGGTTCGGACCCCAAGATGGTCGAGTGGTTGATAAGAAACGGGATCACCAGCGTATCTGCAAACATCGATGCCGTCCCCAAGATCAGGGAGACGGCGGCACGGACAGAGAAGCGGATGATCCTCGACGCAGTGAGATCCAGGAATGCAGAAGAACGGAATCTCTGA
- the mfnA gene encoding tyrosine decarboxylase MfnA — protein MQKNGISEEELFSFLSLKKDEDSNYHHVLSSMCTIPHPIAVRAHQMFVEANLGDPGLFVGTASIEELLIERLGTLFHHPEAGGYATSGGTESNLQALRIFAKMKGSRRPNVVVPESAHFSFEKACDILSLEMRTVPSDETFRMGVDALQERMDENTCCVVAIAGTTEYGVIDPIKAVSEITHDAGVPLHVDAAFGGLVIPFLDPEIPFDFALPGVSSIAVDPHKMGMSTIPCGSLLVREPSWFGLLNVETPYLTVKQECTLAGTRSGGAVVSAFAVLEYLGMNGMKAVVEGCMKNTRRLIEGMETYGYRRAVTPDLNVATFEAGTGTVPPGWRVSWTRRGHMRTVMMPHVTRDVIEEFLREIGEMDA, from the coding sequence ATGCAGAAGAACGGAATCTCTGAAGAGGAACTTTTTTCCTTCCTCTCTTTGAAGAAAGACGAGGATTCGAACTATCATCACGTGCTGAGTTCGATGTGCACCATCCCCCACCCGATCGCGGTGCGGGCGCATCAGATGTTCGTCGAGGCAAACCTCGGCGACCCGGGTCTCTTCGTGGGGACGGCTTCGATCGAGGAACTCCTTATCGAACGGTTGGGCACGCTCTTCCACCACCCGGAGGCCGGCGGGTATGCCACCTCGGGCGGGACCGAGTCCAACCTCCAGGCGCTGCGGATCTTTGCCAAGATGAAGGGTTCGAGGCGGCCGAACGTGGTGGTCCCCGAGTCCGCGCATTTTTCGTTCGAGAAGGCCTGCGATATTCTCTCGCTCGAGATGCGGACCGTCCCGTCTGACGAGACCTTCAGGATGGGTGTCGACGCCCTCCAGGAACGGATGGACGAGAACACCTGCTGTGTCGTCGCCATCGCCGGAACGACCGAGTACGGCGTCATCGACCCGATCAAAGCGGTCTCGGAGATCACCCACGATGCCGGTGTCCCCCTCCATGTGGACGCCGCCTTCGGCGGTCTGGTGATACCCTTCCTTGACCCGGAGATCCCCTTCGACTTCGCCCTGCCCGGCGTCTCCTCCATTGCGGTGGATCCGCACAAGATGGGGATGAGCACCATCCCATGCGGGAGTCTGCTGGTCCGCGAGCCCTCGTGGTTCGGCCTCCTCAATGTGGAGACCCCGTACCTGACGGTGAAGCAGGAGTGCACCCTGGCCGGGACCAGGTCCGGAGGTGCGGTCGTCAGTGCCTTTGCGGTCCTCGAATATCTGGGGATGAACGGGATGAAGGCGGTCGTCGAAGGATGCATGAAGAATACCCGCCGGTTGATCGAGGGGATGGAGACCTACGGCTACCGGCGTGCGGTCACGCCCGACCTGAACGTGGCGACCTTCGAGGCTGGCACCGGCACCGTCCCGCCCGGATGGCGGGTCTCATGGACCAGGCGCGGCCACATGCGCACGGTCATGATGCCCCATGTGACCAGGGACGTGATCGAGGAGTTCTTACGAGAGATTGGTGAGATGGATGCTTGA
- the hpt gene encoding hypoxanthine/guanine phosphoribosyltransferase, with amino-acid sequence MLERLIESLEAAPMVQRGDYHYFIHPITDGVPLLDPALLRDVACAMVTVMDLHGVDKIVTAEAMGIHIGTALSLMTDIPLNILRKRSYSLPGEIAVHQSTGYSTGQLYLNGIEKGDRVVVIDDVISTGGTLKAVLAALENAGAEIVDVCVVIQRGEPELGRAYTPLVTIDVDADGVRVIDTCR; translated from the coding sequence ATGCTTGAACGTCTGATTGAATCACTGGAAGCCGCGCCGATGGTGCAACGGGGAGACTACCACTACTTTATCCACCCGATCACCGACGGGGTCCCGCTTCTCGACCCGGCCCTGCTGCGCGATGTGGCGTGCGCGATGGTCACGGTCATGGACCTCCACGGCGTGGACAAGATCGTCACCGCCGAGGCGATGGGGATCCATATCGGGACCGCGCTCTCGCTGATGACCGACATCCCGTTGAACATCCTGCGCAAGCGTTCCTATTCCTTGCCCGGGGAGATTGCCGTCCATCAGTCGACCGGGTACTCGACCGGACAGCTGTACCTGAACGGGATCGAGAAGGGAGACCGGGTGGTCGTGATCGACGACGTGATCTCCACCGGCGGGACGCTGAAGGCGGTGCTTGCCGCCCTCGAGAATGCAGGGGCCGAGATCGTCGATGTCTGCGTGGTGATCCAGCGCGGCGAGCCCGAGCTCGGACGGGCGTACACTCCCTTAGTCACGATTGATGTGGATGCCGACGGAGTCAGGGTCATTGATACCTGCCGCTGA